Within Sphingobium sp. KCTC 72723, the genomic segment CATGCGGCTTGATCCGGGCAATGGCTTCTTCGCGGGTCATGTCGCGGAAGATAATAGCAATGTCGCCCCAACGCCAGCCATCGCCGCGACCACCGCCACCAGCACATAACGCCATCCCCCGCCGACGCGGATCAGCTTCACGTCGCTCAACGGCGGGGGCGGAGGCGCACCGCCCTTTTCGGGAAAGGCGTCCTCGATCCGCCGCACCAGCCCCGGCAAACGCTGCAACGTCCGCCAGTTTCCGATCAGCGCATCGGCGACCTTGGCTTCCGGGCCAAGTTCGTCGCGCAGCCAGTTCTTCACATAGGGGCCGCTGGTTTCCCACAGGTTGATGTCGGGATCGAGCGATGTCGCCACCCCTTCGACCATCACCATCGTCTTTTGCAGCAGCAGCAGATGCGGCTGGGTTTGCATGTCGAAATCGCGGGTGATGGCGAACAGGCCGTCCAGCATCCCGCCGACCGACAATTCGCGCACCGGCTTGCCGCGCATCGGTTCGCCCACGGCGCGCAGGGCAGTCGCGAATTCCTCGACATTATGATGGCCCGGTACATATTGCGCCTCGAAGTGGATTTCCGCCACGCGCTTGTAATTGCCGGTGATCAGGCCATAGAGAATTTCCGCCAGCCACATGCGCGCGCGCCGGTCGATCCGCCCCATGATGCCGAAATCGATCGCGACGATGTCGCCATCGGGACAGACGAACAAATTGCCCTGGTGCATGTCGGCGTGGAAAAATCCTTCCGCAATCGCCTGCCGCAGGAAAGCGTTGACCAGGCGCGCGGCAAGGGCGGGCAGGTCATGCCCTGCCGCGATCAGTGCGGCCCGGTCGCTGATCTTGATCCCGTCGATCCAGGCCATGGTCATGACCTTGCCGGTCGTGCGGTCCCAATCGATGACGGGG encodes:
- the ubiB gene encoding 2-polyprenylphenol 6-hydroxylase, which produces MTAHITHIWRLLKWGRTLARHGALTGIERDPLTPAPVRRLVRLARFGARVPKQPRYADAFQSIGPAAIKLGQTLATRPDLVGEEATLDLLRLQDALPPVPFDTIRKQIETSFGRPIEALYSRFDEVAVGAASIAQVHRAVTTDGRDVAVKVIRPGVAEQFARDIQTYEWAAAHVEMLGGEIARLRPRMVIANMKRWTARELDLRREAASASELAEAMVAEPGYRVPVIDWDRTTGKVMTMAWIDGIKISDRAALIAAGHDLPALAARLVNAFLRQAIAEGFFHADMHQGNLFVCPDGDIVAIDFGIMGRIDRRARMWLAEILYGLITGNYKRVAEIHFEAQYVPGHHNVEEFATALRAVGEPMRGKPVRELSVGGMLDGLFAITRDFDMQTQPHLLLLQKTMVMVEGVATSLDPDINLWETSGPYVKNWLRDELGPEAKVADALIGNWRTLQRLPGLVRRIEDAFPEKGGAPPPPPLSDVKLIRVGGGWRYVLVAVVAAMAGVGATLLLSSAT